The Topomyia yanbarensis strain Yona2022 chromosome 3, ASM3024719v1, whole genome shotgun sequence nucleotide sequence AGATGTTTCTTTTAAAAACCTTTGATTAAAATAAGTTATCATTTGCATCAATTGTACATCAATTCTGTTCACACCTAATCGTTTATATGGGCCCCTCAACACAATAGTGCCCACGAGCCctgagtggtcttaagacggccctgtaGCTACTTCAAAATATAAACTATAAATATAAAAGAAGCCATAGTCATAACATACAAGTCACTCTATCCAGTTGGTCGGTCAAACTAGCAGCTAGATGGTCCGAGAAATAGAAATGAGGCGTTGCTCATTGCTATTATTAATTTTACTCCTGTTACTTGAACCTTATCTACCAGCCCAAGGTTGTCCTCAGCTGAGCTCCACCGCCGCTGAATTCGGTAAATAAAACCAAAAGTCTGAGTTTCTAATTAATTCCTAATGATTTCACTTTCCACAGAAATGATTCACGAATCGGTAACAATGCCAACGCTTCGCTCCCGAATTCGGCGTGCAATTTGTCATCCACTACTTAAATGGAGCAAAATAGTGGCCGATCCGTGCAATATCCATTGCCGTGGACGCGGCAAACGAGGTGGATCGTGCGACCGGCAGAACGTTTGTGTTTGTCAATCATGATTCCAATTGTAAATAAATGTTTAAATGAATAAACAAAGATTCCATGTACGATGTAAATGGATAAAAGTGAAAACATGTGAAAGCACATCCCGGGTAGGGTAGATGACCTCTTCTTTATCATTAGTAAGAGGACATTACAGTTCTGTTTCGACTCACTTCGCAACCGATTTTTTTAGGATACATGCATCTTACTGCCCACAAAAAATCCTTCCTAGCTGGGGCCCGACGTACGACGAGTGGCTTGTGCGACCAGCGCCTTACCCTCTTAACCGCTTCGTTCCTAAAAATCAGTATGATAACAAAACTAGTTTGAACATGTAAACGTCCTATTGGCATCTAGCAGAGAAAGCAGACACTACTTTGACTAATATCTCCAAACGACTAAATCGGATCGATAGAATGGCTGACATTATCAAGGGAACAGTCACCCTACTATATCTTTATAGTCTCGAGTGACAGGCACGTTTTACACAAAATAAACGCGACTTAGATGCGATTTCCAGATCCTGCAAAAGCGCAATAATGGACTTTCAAGTGAATGATTAGATTTCGATTACAAAGTTATTTCAATTCATTGTGGCGTACCCAGAAAGACACGTTCTTAGATACTCCCATCATTGTATCTACGCAGTTGTCTAGTCTGGATACTTATATAGAATAAATGTTGATTGTCTGTAGAAAATGAATGAAGAATGTTGGAAGTACGTTGCTCTCTGTTATCAGTTCAAATCAATGGAACATTTATATTAGCGCCAATTCTTAAATGACGATATTCGATAAGAAATCCTTTGTAAGAGATATTTTTTTCTGCATTGAGAACCCAGGACAACGTGTTATCAGTAGTATAAAGTTCGACAACTGTACCCTAGATCCAAAGTTTTAGCCATGAACTAAGAGTAATAAATATTAAATCTAACGCCCAAACTTCATAGATAAAAGGGAATGTGTTATGCAGGAAGTCGCGTTTCATTGAAGCCCTAAAGGATGTGTTTGGCAAACAAGGAAGAGTCACAATGGGGTGCCTGGatatagaggtgtgcgccgatgcatttttaatcggcggcggcgtaagcgacatttttggccggcggcggcggcgttggcggcgtcacgccgttggaccctatcggcggcggcgcgacGGCGTGTGTCGGcttgacgaatattgacgcctaggtaactaaaaaaaattcttaacagtacaattcctttcccaaattttcggttgctattgtaacagacttcacagcacatacaaacaaacgttacagtttgaagaaaatctaaaaaatcatcgcccacgatgtactagcgacatctgttgaacacattgcacaaaatgtaattctcgcaaccatatcaattttttttttcaactgatgcTCTAATAGTGACCACcatgcttgccaaatgcaagataataaatgaatagtggaactatttttacagttgtaaaatttgaagaacgaaatagaaaaattggcgatgtcgcatactacgacttcgcatgaaataatgattgcaatggacaaatttgaagaatgcagagtaacgactgtatttcaatgacccataataattatttattgttctatatttgggaaattaggcaacggtaaaacagtttttgttttgtttgaggaaattaattgtttttgtagtttcattgttttttgtttctatttagtcatctttaccgtaggcccggggacaattgacagctcccatatattgaattcataagcaaattttggggtgatttggtgatgtcatggcggctcgaatggagcaaaatttgaaaaaggcgcatcccatttattattttccatatctgtggaaaataatcaatttaagcatttctaccatttctttttgctgctagaattataataaaaacagaaattctattcaaaacgaatggTTAAGCTTGGTAGTGAtatactttcattggccaaaatttttttcatttacatttctcgagataaaaagcaccaatgatttaacggtttcaaacttcacacgacaagaaaaccaaaacatgtttaggagggaagagagccggttgttaaaaacaacgactttcagctaaatatataataagatttatgtaactttgctaacggttttcagttaggaattttaaatttataacacacgtaacgaaacacgcttttctcttgaaactttttcgtttcgttgtttgtggtactcatacagagaaagcatactagcgccaccatcaaatcggtagtgcatatatgaaacaagaactgtctgtcaagttgtccctgagttgtttaccgtcgctcttttagaatcccgcagatatcaggaaccctaacacgaggcgttattattggcattactgcgcagaaatgtcacttttaatgatcgtgtaaggtcaCCTTTCAAGAGAGACACATTACTTCgttttccaggctggtgtttacttttacttcttgtaagcaCAAAATCGCcaatgataaggaatacgattccctggcactacattttcttacaacgtacggtctgcttctatcttgagtgcaaagtatgctcgatttgCTGGAAtaatacagatctacaccctgacgaaacctaaatatacagttactatcaatcataatcattccacgacttgacgtgttacctcctgttaggttgaaactgatcactaaacaagtctgattgaaaatggtctgagcgttcTCTAGTTtttgtagcacctgcaccccgccaatttctccagcagttctgGGGACCAACGAATTCTAATCCATTacatacattcgatacaccgaatcaattaaattactaacgtcCTGTcctgttgtaacttaagaaattattgtgaacaactcccaccttgggcacttcgacaagaatgaatttcacatttccggcccatattgtttgttttggtttgcatgagattaaaaagaccgtaacgttttcgggtgggtgcggcaactaagtaacgcaattagctctgtgtcaaaatctcactaacgccaccgatttgtaattgaaatcgaccgttttttctacgagtgatgaaaattcatctcgtgttacgtcttatttgtctgtgataccgggctggtgcaactgacactgaaaatctttcttgagtggaTCTAGCCCcatgaataatttatgagactagaaatcttaccctctgcatcgccacatctgtgcaccagcgtcgcgaaaagtcaagatcactttgctcaactattcttcgggaaaaaaaaattaaaataggtgacgattcaatcaattataaataaacctcgtattgaaaataaattttatgttttcacaaaactagttcacgtaaaaaaagacattatactgaaatgtttagtaggtggttgtgtctgaatatgtttaatatttttatgattctaattcataactcgatgaaacattgatttgtattaactttattgactaaaacagtcaagaattgaacgacgtgcaacgattttcgtaaattctcgtcgtgttatcgtgatattttagtcttgagcttaccgttggattttttacacagagtcacgtgtcttatagttttctaaattatttcacggacattaattgtggctaggtaatgtattttgctcagcgcagtttcatttaattccgaacatttctctgaattttaacaaaggaataacagggttacaggtcctagtaatgtctttgtatcaaatgctcgtgcctatgagactggttgctagcagttgtacacaatagctcacatagaaatttcaaaaccaaaaagcagagcgaataatccatgaatgatagtctgagttccttgtaattgtttacgtaagtataataagattatgtggaaatttactacttcatgaattacatcatgaacagtttcacgaactcgactggtgaatcgtgtgtagcatattaggaattaagaatcggttaaaaaatcaatgaataatacactgcgttccagtgaaattgattacgtgcaaagattaggatcgtaaatttcaggcacatatatcttgaaagtggaagtttttttttaatttgtggaccatttcacgcacacgaatggtgaattgaaacttatatgctcacaatcataaccagttgacgaagcaagaatggatctttgaattatataacgagtgtcgtgtaatggttttcgagaaaatatcaagattattttaatttagtaatccaattgacgaccactaataccaaataatgatcaagatgtgataaatcatcaatcagttaacgtcgtatattcggccCATGGACAATGTttctagatttgtggataaattatgagtcaacaattttagagttcgcgaattgtcggtgcgggaaaaatgcatcggcggcgcgccgccgatctaccgttcggcgtcggcgtacgttaaaaattaccggcggcggcggcgtggcgcggcggcgcacaggtggCTGGATATTCTTATAGAACTGTTGTCGATTCATCCTGTTGAAATATAATAATTTTCTTTAATAGTTtggcgaaaacaattttttttctttctaaagatttttttttcaaaataacgaTGAGACTAGTAATCAGTTCAAAAGCTCCTAAATTGTAGCTGTTCCTATTGCAAGGAAGGCCGTTTTGCTTTATTTAAAAATCTTCAACTGAAAATATTACGAATACAATTTAATAGGAACATTATAATTTCATTGGTACACATTTCATGCAGCAGTTCCTTTGCTCGTTCAATCAATTCCTGCAAACGCAGACCTTCTTTGAATTGCAGTAACCGCCACGATTGCCACGGGCAATGCAGTGGGCAGCGCAGGCACTATCTCCGACGCCGAATCCACTTAGTAGGTCGCATGTGGCTCGCTTCAGACGATAGTTTTCCGCCGCAGCTTGATACGATTCCTCCGGAAGTTCGTCAACTGgtgtgaaaaaattaaatattgtaaACTAGGTTCCAACTGTGAACTCAAAATAACAATACTCACACAAAGTATTAGCGTAGGATTGTACTTCATCTGCCAGTTCCTGGGGGTAGCCGTTGCTCATCGATATAGCAACAACAAGGCATAGGCAGGCCAAAGAAATTGCACCAACTGAACGCATTTTTTCGATGGTTTGGGAGAATGCTGCGAGCTGATGATTGTACGAGCTAGAGATGTTGACTGATGGTTGGATTAACGAAGGCTGGCAAATTTATATGCACATCGTTAACGGCGAGGGATTTGCTTGGGTAAATCACCGCCAGGAATGAAGATTGGTTCGCTACTGTTCATTACTGATCGGTGGTTTACACTAATTGTGGATCCTTTTGAGACGGGGGAATCACGGTTTGAGCGTAGCTATATGTTTGTTTAGTTCGATTTTTGTTTAACCAGACATCCTTAAAGTCATGTCAGTGTATTTTAAAGGTTATTGAGTATTTGTTTCACTCGGGACCAAACCAAACCAAACACAATAAAATGACAATACATTTCCTTCGTCTCTCGTTATATCCGATATTTTAATGAACGTTTAACGAAAACGAAATATATGTTATCATACAGTACTTATAAATGAATGGCTGgcatccaaaaggggctaacccacatttttccgaaattgacttttttacatttttaatagttttgaGTAACATGTACTGTCATtatagaaatttgaaaaattatgtttaggGTGTTTGCTATTAGcgacagggccggcggaattcGTGGGTAATATGGGTAGTACTAcacactcgaaaattaccgaggggggaattacccactccaAAGTTTGAACCAAACCACAACCCGAAATTAACCACGTAGTGTCTCGCGCACTAAATGCATGCGTCTGAAATTCtcgatgtacaacaatttcatgttaaacttgcagttttttgacaaaCAGAAAATCACTGTCCGGACATCGTAaaccggatcgccgactggCCTCGTTGGATACGCCGGGAACTCTTGGGATCAGATTTCTAAATAGCTCCTAGCCTGTCAACCAAAACAGAAGAGATAACTACATTCGGATCTCTATGGGGGGTTTAAATATGTGTACGAGAGGCAA carries:
- the LOC131689150 gene encoding defensin-C-like, whose protein sequence is MRSVGAISLACLCLVVAISMSNGYPQELADEVQSYANTLFDELPEESYQAAAENYRLKRATCDLLSGFGVGDSACAAHCIARGNRGGYCNSKKVCVCRN